Sequence from the Halobaculum rubrum genome:
GCGGGCAAATGGGGCGAGGAGTACGGCCGCAAACCCGTGCTCGTCGCCGGATGGGTGACGGCGCTTCCCCTGCCGATCATCCTCATCTTCGCCCCGAGCTGGGGGTGGATCACCGTCGGAAACGTCTTGCTGGGTATCAACCAAGCGTTGACCTGGAGCATGGCGATCAACGCGAAGATCGACCTCGCCGGTCCCGACCAGCGCGGCCTCGCGGTCGGTATCGACGAGTCGTTCGGATACACCGGCGTGGCCGTCGGTGCCTGGATCACGGGCGTCATCGCCAGCCGGTGGAGCCTCCGGCCGGAGCCGTTCTACTTCCTCGCCGTCGTCGTGGTGTTGGCGTTCCTCGTCTCGATCTTCCTGATCAAGGAGACCGTCCAGTACGCGCAGGCCGAGGGGGACGACGACGACCACGACGCGAACCTCCCGTTCGATGAGGTGCTGAAGCGGGCAACCTACGGCGATCGGACGCTGTTCGCGGCGGCGCAGGCCGGCCACGTCGAGAACTTCGTCGACACGCTGTTCTGGATCGCGGTCCCGCTGTACCTGCTGAGCCAGGGGCTCGATATCGCAGCGGTCGGGGCCGTGGTCGGCATCCACAGCGCGATGTACTTCCTCCAGATCGGAACCGGCGGGCTCGCGGACCGGATCGGCCGACGGCCGC
This genomic interval carries:
- a CDS encoding MFS transporter; this encodes MSTATELKQGIREHLGQFSLHVLLVFATGLTIGSERTVVPALGEDVLGVESFLVIGSFVVSFGIVKSILNLYAGKWGEEYGRKPVLVAGWVTALPLPIILIFAPSWGWITVGNVLLGINQALTWSMAINAKIDLAGPDQRGLAVGIDESFGYTGVAVGAWITGVIASRWSLRPEPFYFLAVVVVLAFLVSIFLIKETVQYAQAEGDDDDHDANLPFDEVLKRATYGDRTLFAAAQAGHVENFVDTLFWIAVPLYLLSQGLDIAAVGAVVGIHSAMYFLQIGTGGLADRIGRRPPVIAGMFLAGAGVLGMVLVDGYLPWAAFAGVSGIGMALLYPNLMTVPSDAAHPTWRSAGMGVYRMWRDSGYAVGAILIGLSMEFVNAEAAFYMTAGLMFVSGAMVFLWMEETHPEFGTHEPPAPATEAESPGRAASDD